Proteins encoded in a region of the Equus asinus isolate D_3611 breed Donkey chromosome X, EquAss-T2T_v2, whole genome shotgun sequence genome:
- the RAB9A gene encoding ras-related protein Rab-9A produces the protein MAGKSSLFKVILLGDGGVGKSSLMNRYVTNKFDTQLFHTIGVEFLNKDLEVDGHFVTMQIWDTAGQERFRSLRTPFYRGSDCCLLTFSVDDSQSFQNLSNWKKEFIYYADVKEPESFPFVILGNKIDISERQVSTEEAQAWCRDNGDYPYFETSAKDATNVAAAFEEAVRRVLATEDRSDHLIQTDTVSLHRKPKPSSSCC, from the coding sequence ATGGCAGGGAAATCATCGCTTTTTAAAGTAATCCTCCTTGGAGATGGCGGAGTTGGGAAGAGTTCTCTAATGAACAGATATGTGACTAATAAGTTTGATACCCAGCTCTTCCATACAATAGGTGTggagtttttaaataaagatttggaGGTGGATGGACATTTTGTTACCATGCAGATTTGGGACACTGCAGGTCAAGAGCGATTCAGAAGCCTGAGGACACCATTTTACAGAGGCTCTGACTGTTGCCTGCTTACTTTTAGTGTCGATGATTCTCAAAGCTTCCAGAACTTAAGTAACTGGAAGAAAGAATTCATATATTATGCAGATGTGAAAGAGCCCGAAAGCTTTCCTTTTGTGATTTTGGGGAACAAGATTGACATAAGTGAACGGCAAGTGTCTACAGAAGAAGCCCAAGCCTGGTGCAGGGACAACGGCGACTATCCTTACTTTGAAACAAGTGCAAAAGATGCCACGAATGTCGCAGCGGCCTTTGAGGAAGCGGTCCGAAGAGTGCTTGCTACTGAGGATAGGTCAGATCACTTGATTCAGACAGACACGGTCAGCCTGCACCGGAAGCCCAAGCCTAGCTCATCTTGCTGTTGA